A genomic segment from Nicotiana tabacum cultivar K326 chromosome 9, ASM71507v2, whole genome shotgun sequence encodes:
- the LOC107759071 gene encoding uncharacterized protein LOC107759071 yields MAAGPSSAVFLAMREEEQNQQMKQQQQQQQELLIQQQPQQQQAPQKKRRNQPGTPNPDAEIIALSPKTLMATNRFVCEVCNKGFQREQNLQLHRRGHNLPWKLKQKSTKEVKRKVYLCPEPTCVHHDPSRALGDLTGIKKHYSRKHGEKKYKCEKCSKKYAVQSDWKAHTKTCGTREYKCDCGTLFSRRDSFITHRAFCDALAQESARNPPSLSSIGSHLYGSNNNMSLGHSKMGSQISDHQHHSSNSTDILHFGSNIKTSTGQFDHNNLMGTSIGSAFRPSTSFFLPADQSNHQDYGANKPSIHGLMQLPDLHNNGNNNSSPSVASMFNLNFFQNSNNNSENVGNSNISGGGGGLLLPSHQFSNSSGDGSNNSSNMFSAGSLLGTDHHISSSSIPSLYGNNLNNNNNTASPMSATALLQKAAQMGSTTSNNSSASLLKAFGSSSSATKSDIHPPPPVNFGNVVYGDPLSENHLHDLVVNAYGNNDQNQQNNYGNSFEQQQPPQKKQMLNNFSMENMGTEQANRLTRDFLGVGEIVRSMSGGFGSSHRDHQQMSTLDSKAVPPPQSHHQSFGGAGNFQ; encoded by the exons ATGGCTGCAGGGCCTTCATCAGCTGTGTTTCTTGCAATGAGAGAAGAAGAACAAAACCAacaaatgaaacaacaacaacaacaacaacaagaacttCTCATTCAGCAGCAACCACAACAACAGCAAGCACCacaaaagaagagaagaaatcaGCCTGGCACACCAA ATCCAGATGCAGAGATAATAGCACTATCACCCAAGACCCTAATGGCAACAAACAGGTTCGTATGTGAGGTATGCAACAAAGGTTTTCAAAGGGAACAAAATCTACAGCTACACAGAAGAGGACACAATTTGCCTTGGAAGCTAAAGCAGAAGAGTACAAAAGAAGTGAAGCGCAAAGTTTATTTGTGCCCTGAGCCCACATGTGTTCACCATGACCCTTCTCGAGCCCTTGGCGATCTCACTGGTATTAAGAAACATTACTCCAGAAAACATGGTGAGAAGAAATATAAGTGCGAAAAATGTTCCAAAAAATATGCTGTCCAGTCTGATTGGAAAGCTCATACTAAAACCTGTGGTACTCGCGAATACAAATGTGATTGTGGCACCCTTTTCTCAAG GCGTGATAGTTTCATCACCCACAGAGCCTTTTGTGATGCATTGGCACAAGAAAGTGCGAGAAATCCACCAAGCTTGAGCAGCATTGGGAGTCATTTATATGGAAGTAACAACAACATGAGTTTAGGCCACTCAAAAATGGGTTCCCAAATTTCAGATCATCAACACCATTCTTCTAACTCCACCGATATACTGCATTTTGGCAGCAACATCAAAACTAGTACTGGCCAATTCGATCACAACAACCTTATGGGAACATCAATTGGCTCAGCTTTCCGTCCTTCGACGTCCTTCTTTCTTCCAGCTGATCAATCAAATCATCAAGATTACGGGGCAAATAAGCCGTCAATCCATGGCTTAATGCAACTTCCTGATCTTCACAACAATGGAAATAATAACAGCTCCCCTTCTGTGGCTAGTATGTTCAACctaaatttcttccaaaatagcaacaacaatagtGAAAATGTTGGAAATAGCAATATTTCTGGAGGAGGTGGTGGTCTATTGCTTCCGAGTCATCAGTTCAGTAACAGCAGTGGTGACGGGTCGAATAATTCATCCAACATGTTCTCAGCTGGTAGCCTTCTTGGTACTGATCATCACATAAGTTCCTCATCAATCCCTTCTCTCTACGGTAACAAccttaataataataacaacactGCTTCACCAATGTCTGCCACCGCGCTCCTCCAGAAAGCAGCTCAAATGGGTTCCACAACAAGCAACAACAGCAGTGCCTCCTTGCTCAAAGCCTTTGGTTCATCCTCTAGCGCCACCAAATCCGATATTCATCCGCCGCCACCTGTCAACTTTGGCAACGTTGTTTATGGCGACCCTTTAAGCGAGAATCATCTTCATGACCTAGTTGTAAATGCTTATGGTAATAATGATCAAAATCAACAGAACAACTACGGGAATAGCTTTGAGCAGCAGCAGCCACCACAGAAGAAGCAAATGCTTAATAACTTTTCAATGGAAAATATGGGAACTGAGCAAGCTAATAGGTTGACAAGGGATTTTCTTGGAGTTGGGGAAATAGTAAGGAGCATGAGTGGAGGATTTGGAAGCAGCCACAGAGATCACCAGCAGATGAGCACATTGGATTCAAAAGCTGTGCCGCCACCGCAAAGCCATCATCAGTCTTTTGGAGGTGCTGGAAATTTTCAGTGA